One genomic segment of Candidatus Bathyarchaeota archaeon includes these proteins:
- a CDS encoding DNA-directed RNA polymerase, whose product MSYGNREMHKATCADCGQECQVPFKPDGTRPVYCRECYAKRRPPRRY is encoded by the coding sequence ATGTCATATGGTAACCGAGAAATGCACAAGGCAACCTGCGCAGACTGCGGTCAAGAATGTCAAGTTCCATTCAAGCCCGACGGTACAAGGCCAGTTTACTGCCGTGAGTGCTACGCAAAACGCAGACCCCCACGCAGATACTAA
- a CDS encoding phospholipase D-like domain-containing protein: protein MSQNPKYLGTWQGKVIKSLVLHGKEPVSFNKLMEETEFPPKALLRALAPLRQANVIRYEGKNYFLVDEVIRQEWTKYLATNISSDLGQKLQQVVMEAKQGIPVSSVNKEVGLIQWIIQWREMRNLNFPIESRHFFLEGEYLDELARVLIGKAQHQILVTNPFIDSCHLTKNLENAVLRKISVKVVARRPKENNDDITKRECQASLKKAGMLIHYDNQIHAKIIVIDDTVAIVSSMNLYSASSGGFTKEAGIVSIDEKVVPSVSKYIIDILSKPESTDSRY, encoded by the coding sequence TTGTCACAAAATCCTAAGTATTTGGGGACTTGGCAAGGGAAAGTAATTAAATCACTCGTTTTACATGGAAAAGAACCAGTTAGTTTTAATAAATTAATGGAAGAAACAGAATTCCCGCCAAAAGCCTTGTTAAGAGCCTTAGCTCCGCTTCGTCAAGCGAATGTAATTAGGTATGAAGGCAAAAATTATTTTTTAGTTGATGAGGTAATTAGGCAAGAATGGACAAAATACCTTGCAACTAATATTTCATCGGATTTAGGGCAAAAACTACAACAAGTAGTAATGGAAGCAAAACAAGGCATACCAGTATCTTCTGTAAATAAAGAGGTTGGTTTGATTCAATGGATAATTCAATGGCGTGAAATGCGGAATCTCAACTTCCCAATAGAGTCAAGACATTTCTTTCTTGAAGGCGAATATTTAGATGAGTTAGCAAGGGTGTTGATAGGAAAGGCGCAACATCAAATTTTAGTTACAAATCCCTTCATTGATAGCTGTCACCTTACGAAAAATCTTGAAAACGCCGTTTTAAGAAAAATCAGTGTTAAGGTTGTCGCTCGTCGTCCTAAGGAAAATAATGATGACATTACCAAAAGAGAGTGTCAAGCAAGTCTGAAGAAGGCGGGGATGCTAATTCATTATGACAATCAGATACATGCAAAGATTATAGTTATTGATGATACAGTTGCAATTGTTTCTTCAATGAATCTCTATAGCGCTTCGTCAGGTGGCTTCACGAAAGAAGCAGGTATTGTTTCAATTGATGAAAAGGTTGTACCATCAGTTTCAAAATACATTATAGACATTTTGAGCAAGCCTGAATCTACTGATAGCAGATATTAG
- a CDS encoding cupin domain-containing protein, translated as MEPKIVPASTIKEYLTPEHCYIFENWGSPKVSIARARVEPGVTTVPHHLIGVDEYYLIAQGEGTTKIGNLQSQKIGVGDVVAIPAGVSQSVTNTGKVDLIFHCICTPRFTQECYVDESKEKL; from the coding sequence ATGGAACCTAAAATCGTACCAGCATCAACCATCAAAGAATATTTGACCCCTGAACACTGCTACATTTTTGAGAACTGGGGCAGCCCCAAAGTCAGCATCGCCCGCGCCCGAGTTGAACCCGGCGTCACCACCGTGCCCCATCACCTAATAGGCGTAGACGAATACTACCTCATCGCTCAAGGCGAAGGAACCACAAAAATCGGGAACCTACAATCTCAAAAAATCGGTGTCGGAGACGTTGTTGCGATACCCGCAGGGGTCAGTCAAAGCGTAACCAACACAGGAAAAGTGGACTTGATTTTCCATTGCATTTGCACGCCAAGGTTCACCCAAGAATGTTACGTAGATGAGTCAAAAGAGAAATTATAA
- the uvrA gene encoding excinuclease ABC subunit UvrA — MRDNISIKGAREHNLKNIDLELPRNKFIVITGLSGSGKSTLAFDTIYAEGQRRYVESLSAYARQFLGLMDKPDVDSIEGLSPAISIEQKSTSKNPRSTVGTVTEIYDYLRLLFAHIGTHHCPKCGSSIHPQSPENITSMIMAEKDKTLIFLAPVIRGIKGTHEQVFDDLKKQGYTKIRVDQKIYESDTIKEEVKLVRYEKHWIEAVIDTVTISEDEHARISEAVEAALQMDKGTMIVIDASKQDGEKKKELERFQDETMYSTFGACPNHPEIVFESLEPRMFSFNSPFGACPVCHGLGEISEVSEDLVIPDKNLSIMDGALAVYGKMDLSWRAQQLAAVGKKHGFDVFTPMKDLTKEQLKVLLQGDREPMTAQWSNGANMWMRDGWEGVIPQTMRLYRQTESEWRKEDIEKFMTSKPCTACHGKKLQPVVLAVKVLDKSIIDVTDLSIEEAVDFFLNLPPQLNEKELIIAKQVLKEINQRLGFLKNVGLGYLSLSRAAKTLSGGEAQRIRLATQIGSNLMGVLYILDEPSIGLHQRDNAKLISTLHRLRDLGNTLIVVEHDEETIRNADYIVDMGPGAGVHGGHIVAEGAPEEIMQNTRSLTGKYLSGELKIDIPIQRRKPVGYLTVKGAQENNLKQLNTQLPLGVLCGITGVSGSGKSTLMNQTVIPALRQMFGERVDKVGKHEGIEVPEIVRNVIVIDQDPIGRTPRSNPATYTKLFDEIRNIFASTKEAKARGYKPGRFSFNVKGGRCETCQGDGVLRIEMNFLPDVYVQCSDCKGKRYNKETLAVLYKGKNIAEVLDMTVEEAAEFFKNTPSVARKLNTLLDVGLGYIKLGQSSTQLSGGESQRIKITRELSKHKSGHVVYMLDEPTTGLHFDDTKRLIKVLNRLVDNGNTVFIIEHNLDVIKSCDYIVDLGPEGGAAGGKVLAKGTPEEVAMVSGSYTGMFLEKILQIPEKRVMAKQPE, encoded by the coding sequence ATGAGAGATAACATTTCTATAAAAGGTGCCCGCGAGCACAACCTCAAAAACATTGACTTGGAACTTCCAAGAAACAAGTTCATAGTTATAACTGGGCTTTCAGGCTCAGGCAAATCCACCCTCGCATTTGACACCATATACGCGGAGGGACAACGCCGCTACGTGGAAAGCCTATCCGCTTACGCGCGGCAGTTTCTAGGGCTCATGGATAAACCCGACGTGGACTCCATCGAAGGACTGTCGCCAGCGATTAGTATTGAGCAGAAAAGCACCAGCAAAAATCCGCGTTCAACAGTGGGCACCGTCACCGAAATCTACGATTACCTCAGACTACTTTTTGCCCACATCGGCACGCATCATTGTCCCAAATGTGGCAGCAGCATTCACCCGCAAAGCCCAGAAAATATCACCAGCATGATAATGGCTGAAAAAGACAAAACCCTGATTTTTCTTGCGCCAGTAATCCGTGGCATTAAGGGCACACATGAGCAGGTGTTTGATGATCTTAAAAAGCAGGGCTACACCAAAATCCGTGTTGACCAAAAAATCTACGAGTCCGATACCATCAAAGAAGAGGTCAAACTGGTTCGTTATGAGAAGCACTGGATAGAAGCAGTCATAGACACTGTAACCATCAGTGAAGATGAGCACGCACGCATCTCTGAGGCTGTTGAAGCGGCGTTGCAGATGGATAAGGGTACCATGATAGTTATCGACGCGTCCAAGCAGGACGGCGAGAAAAAGAAGGAACTTGAACGGTTCCAAGATGAAACAATGTACAGCACTTTTGGTGCGTGCCCAAATCATCCCGAAATCGTCTTTGAAAGCTTAGAACCCAGAATGTTTAGCTTCAACAGTCCATTTGGAGCTTGCCCAGTCTGCCACGGCTTAGGTGAAATCAGCGAAGTTAGTGAGGATTTGGTCATTCCCGACAAGAATCTCTCCATTATGGATGGTGCATTGGCGGTTTATGGTAAGATGGATTTGAGCTGGCGTGCCCAACAACTTGCGGCAGTCGGCAAAAAGCATGGCTTTGACGTTTTCACGCCCATGAAAGACCTCACCAAAGAGCAACTCAAAGTTCTCTTGCAAGGTGACCGTGAACCCATGACGGCGCAGTGGTCAAACGGTGCGAACATGTGGATGCGGGACGGTTGGGAAGGCGTGATACCGCAGACCATGCGGTTGTACCGTCAAACCGAGAGTGAATGGCGCAAAGAAGACATCGAAAAATTCATGACCAGCAAACCCTGCACGGCCTGTCATGGCAAAAAGCTCCAGCCGGTCGTGCTCGCAGTTAAAGTGCTGGATAAAAGCATAATCGACGTAACCGACTTATCCATAGAGGAAGCCGTGGACTTCTTCCTAAACTTGCCACCTCAGCTTAACGAGAAAGAATTAATCATCGCCAAACAGGTGCTCAAAGAAATCAACCAGCGCCTTGGCTTTCTAAAAAACGTTGGCTTGGGCTACCTGTCGCTTTCACGCGCAGCCAAAACGCTTTCTGGTGGTGAGGCACAACGCATCCGCTTGGCAACGCAAATTGGCAGCAACCTCATGGGTGTCCTATACATCCTAGACGAACCCAGCATCGGCTTGCACCAGCGCGACAACGCCAAACTCATCAGCACCCTGCATCGGCTCCGTGACTTGGGCAACACGCTGATTGTGGTGGAGCATGATGAGGAAACCATTCGCAACGCTGACTACATTGTGGATATGGGACCAGGCGCAGGCGTTCACGGTGGTCACATCGTTGCAGAAGGAGCGCCAGAGGAAATCATGCAGAACACGCGTAGCCTAACGGGCAAGTATCTTTCAGGCGAACTAAAAATCGACATCCCCATTCAGCGCCGCAAACCAGTCGGTTACCTCACCGTAAAAGGCGCACAAGAAAATAACCTTAAACAGCTCAATACACAGTTGCCACTGGGTGTCCTGTGTGGTATCACAGGGGTTTCAGGTTCGGGAAAAAGCACCCTGATGAACCAAACCGTTATTCCTGCGTTGCGGCAGATGTTTGGGGAACGTGTTGACAAGGTGGGCAAGCATGAGGGCATTGAGGTTCCAGAGATAGTGCGCAACGTTATTGTCATTGACCAAGATCCCATTGGCAGAACCCCACGAAGCAATCCAGCTACCTACACTAAGCTCTTTGATGAAATCCGAAACATTTTTGCGTCAACCAAAGAAGCAAAAGCCCGCGGTTACAAGCCGGGACGCTTCAGCTTTAACGTGAAGGGCGGAAGATGTGAAACCTGCCAAGGAGACGGCGTCTTGCGTATCGAAATGAACTTTTTGCCCGACGTTTACGTACAGTGCAGCGACTGCAAGGGCAAACGCTACAACAAAGAAACCCTCGCCGTGCTGTATAAAGGCAAAAACATTGCCGAGGTCTTGGACATGACGGTTGAGGAAGCTGCGGAATTCTTCAAAAACACTCCAAGCGTAGCCCGCAAACTAAACACACTGCTGGATGTCGGATTAGGCTACATTAAGCTGGGACAAAGCAGCACGCAATTGTCGGGCGGAGAGAGCCAACGCATCAAAATTACTCGTGAACTCAGCAAACACAAGAGCGGACATGTCGTTTACATGTTGGATGAACCGACAACTGGGCTGCATTTTGACGACACCAAACGCTTAATCAAAGTGCTCAATCGCCTCGTGGATAATGGCAACACAGTATTTATCATTGAACATAACTTGGACGTGATTAAGAGCTGCGATTACATTGTGGATTTGGGTCCTGAGGGCGGCGCGGCAGGCGGAAAAGTGCTGGCAAAGGGAACCCCTGAGGAAGTCGCTATGGTTTCGGGTTCTTACACGGGCATGTTTTTGGAAAAGATACTCCAGATTCCAGAAAAAAGAGTAATGGCAAAGCAACCTGAATGA
- a CDS encoding helix-turn-helix domain-containing protein, with translation MEQVDWSALHKILNDATRRNILELLVEKDALSYTEIMVLLQVTNTGRLNYHLKALGALISKDDQGKYHLTEKGALAANLLKTFPERAPAENKTHQSGLRMVVAIGLLLVGILLISAVIGIFLALISSSPPAESASVSSSSNSVGYLSFAIVPLPLGIAMIALSLLILTHRVWR, from the coding sequence ATGGAGCAAGTTGACTGGTCAGCCCTGCACAAGATTCTCAACGATGCAACAAGAAGAAACATCTTGGAGCTACTAGTGGAGAAGGATGCCCTTAGCTACACTGAAATCATGGTTCTTCTACAAGTTACCAACACGGGCAGACTCAACTATCATCTCAAAGCTTTAGGCGCTCTCATATCCAAAGATGACCAGGGAAAATATCATCTCACAGAAAAAGGCGCGCTCGCTGCCAATTTACTAAAGACCTTTCCCGAACGCGCACCCGCAGAAAATAAGACACATCAATCAGGATTAAGAATGGTGGTAGCCATCGGTCTGTTGCTTGTGGGGATTCTTTTAATCAGTGCTGTTATTGGTATATTTTTAGCTCTCATATCCTCTAGCCCCCCTGCAGAGAGCGCGTCTGTTTCCTCTTCCTCAAATTCTGTAGGTTACCTGTCCTTTGCGATAGTGCCTCTTCCGCTTGGAATAGCTATGATAGCTTTGTCACTTTTGATCCTTACCCACAGGGTTTGGCGATAA
- the uvrC gene encoding excinuclease ABC subunit UvrC, protein MIKLSNPSEFKASDIPTSPGVYIYKNEQDEILYIGKAKNLRSRVSSYFKGKDQPIKTRRLVECIRQIDWVLVNNEVEALLLENKLIKQHTPKYNINLKDAKTYAYIALTKEPIPRILTSRKVSRKLESFGPYTDGFVRQDLQRLVTRVFKLRTCKTMPKRACLNYHIHLCTAPCSGNVTAEQYNEQVEKARSFLNGNYEQTIEQLKAQMQTSSEQQKYEDCVELRNQINSIYLLTQHQIVDNERRFDQDVLVFRRVGEKVLVVQMGVRKGVLLGKKEFTVDLQPQIEQEFLKAFYTTNQLPREILLNKPCWQSPEEKTALEEFLSTERCAPVSLIIPRRASKLELVRLAEKNLESTLETDSALVDLQNALNLPVLPRIIECFDISNLGKEHVVSGMVTFKDAKPDKKNYRKFKIKTFVGQDDFAAMHEVVTRRYKRVMEERDRLPDLVMVDGGAGQVAAAKSALERLGLLLPLIGLAKEREEIYLPDEQTPQCFDKNNRMMLLLRRIRDATHEFSLGYNKKRREMKLREEFKK, encoded by the coding sequence ATGATTAAACTGTCCAACCCATCAGAATTCAAAGCCAGCGACATCCCAACCAGCCCAGGCGTCTACATATACAAAAACGAGCAAGACGAAATTCTCTACATCGGCAAAGCCAAAAACTTGCGCTCACGCGTCAGCAGCTACTTTAAAGGCAAAGACCAACCAATCAAAACCCGCCGTCTCGTAGAGTGTATTCGTCAAATCGACTGGGTTCTTGTCAACAATGAGGTTGAAGCGCTACTTTTAGAAAACAAACTCATCAAACAGCACACGCCCAAATACAATATTAACCTTAAAGACGCCAAAACCTACGCCTATATCGCCCTAACCAAAGAACCCATCCCCCGAATCCTGACAAGCAGAAAAGTCAGCCGCAAACTCGAATCTTTTGGTCCCTATACGGACGGGTTTGTACGTCAGGATTTGCAACGGCTGGTAACTCGCGTTTTCAAGCTTAGAACATGCAAAACCATGCCCAAACGCGCCTGCCTCAACTACCATATTCACCTCTGCACTGCACCATGCAGCGGAAACGTCACTGCCGAACAGTACAATGAGCAGGTTGAGAAGGCACGGTCTTTTTTGAATGGGAACTATGAACAGACAATTGAGCAGTTGAAAGCCCAGATGCAGACTTCCTCTGAGCAGCAGAAGTATGAGGATTGTGTGGAGTTGCGTAATCAGATTAACTCAATTTACCTTTTGACTCAGCATCAAATTGTGGATAATGAACGCCGTTTTGACCAAGATGTTTTGGTGTTTCGGCGGGTGGGCGAGAAGGTGCTGGTGGTTCAGATGGGCGTGCGCAAAGGCGTGCTATTGGGTAAAAAAGAGTTCACAGTGGATTTGCAGCCCCAAATCGAACAGGAGTTCCTAAAGGCGTTTTACACGACAAATCAGCTTCCCCGCGAAATCCTCCTAAACAAGCCCTGCTGGCAAAGTCCCGAAGAAAAAACTGCGCTGGAAGAGTTTTTGTCCACGGAACGTTGTGCACCTGTATCATTAATTATTCCTAGACGCGCAAGCAAACTGGAACTGGTCAGATTAGCAGAGAAAAACTTAGAGTCCACCTTGGAAACCGACAGCGCCCTTGTAGATTTACAAAACGCGCTCAATCTGCCTGTGCTGCCACGTATCATCGAATGCTTTGACATATCCAACTTGGGCAAAGAACACGTAGTCTCAGGCATGGTCACCTTCAAAGACGCCAAACCTGACAAGAAAAATTACCGCAAATTCAAAATCAAAACGTTTGTGGGACAGGACGATTTCGCTGCCATGCACGAGGTTGTAACCCGCAGATACAAGCGGGTGATGGAGGAGCGAGATCGCCTGCCTGACTTGGTTATGGTGGATGGCGGTGCTGGGCAGGTTGCTGCTGCTAAATCTGCTTTGGAAAGGCTGGGTTTGTTGTTGCCGTTAATTGGGTTGGCGAAGGAGCGGGAGGAGATTTATTTGCCCGATGAGCAAACGCCACAGTGTTTTGATAAAAACAACCGTATGATGCTACTGCTACGGCGAATACGTGACGCAACACACGAGTTCTCGCTGGGATATAACAAGAAAAGAAGAGAAATGAAACTGCGAGAAGAATTCAAAAAGTAA
- a CDS encoding manganese efflux pump MntP family protein — translation MDALTIHLIAVGLAMDAFAVSIASGLTIKENRRKSALLTATAFGSFQMIMPVIGYAAGLSFESIITSVDHWVAFGLLAFIGAKMFYDGIKKEETKGGPTSLKLKTLLVLVVATSIDALMVGLSFAFLQVSLFTPIVAIGVVTFGLSLIGFYFGCGLGQRLGHRIKIVGGIVLILIGLRILLEHLFA, via the coding sequence GTGGACGCACTAACAATCCACCTAATCGCTGTCGGATTAGCGATGGATGCGTTCGCGGTTTCAATAGCAAGCGGTCTGACCATAAAAGAAAACAGACGCAAATCCGCTCTTTTAACGGCGACAGCGTTTGGCAGTTTCCAAATGATCATGCCTGTCATCGGGTATGCGGCGGGACTAAGTTTTGAAAGCATCATAACCAGCGTTGACCATTGGGTAGCGTTTGGTCTTCTTGCTTTTATCGGCGCAAAAATGTTCTACGACGGCATCAAAAAAGAAGAAACAAAAGGCGGACCCACCAGCCTTAAACTGAAAACGCTGCTGGTTTTGGTAGTTGCCACAAGTATTGACGCTTTAATGGTTGGGCTCAGTTTTGCATTTTTGCAGGTATCCCTTTTTACGCCTATCGTCGCGATTGGGGTCGTAACTTTTGGGCTTTCTTTGATTGGGTTCTATTTTGGTTGTGGTTTGGGTCAACGGTTGGGGCACCGTATAAAAATTGTCGGCGGCATCGTGCTGATTCTTATTGGTTTGAGGATTTTGCTGGAGCACTTATTTGCCTGA
- a CDS encoding nucleoside 2-deoxyribosyltransferase domain-containing protein yields MSKQVFISGPILGMEKQQDYRKPITEICQKLGLDVIDPWKRERVLYNGTEECWWDKVPTFDFVQRDLDDADRCDIMVVYFPILSAGACMEMFYAKRKGKNVIVVSPIKCLSPWIVYHSDIIIKGFNELEGALKKFI; encoded by the coding sequence TTGAGTAAGCAAGTATTCATTTCAGGACCCATCCTTGGCATGGAAAAACAGCAAGACTACCGAAAACCAATCACCGAAATCTGCCAGAAACTGGGCTTAGACGTTATTGACCCCTGGAAGCGCGAGCGCGTCCTCTACAATGGCACGGAGGAATGCTGGTGGGATAAGGTGCCAACATTTGATTTTGTACAGCGGGATTTGGATGATGCGGACCGATGTGACATTATGGTGGTTTATTTTCCTATTTTATCTGCGGGAGCATGTATGGAAATGTTTTATGCTAAACGCAAAGGCAAAAACGTCATCGTTGTGTCTCCAATAAAATGCCTCAGCCCCTGGATAGTTTACCATTCAGACATAATAATTAAGGGGTTCAATGAGTTAGAAGGGGCATTAAAGAAGTTTATCTAA
- a CDS encoding CdvA-like protein produces MISWKYSFKRLKEEHEIANKKKSALDNLYTTGKISQATRDSFNKDIIAAIEEIEKQQKELLDKMTAKTQELQDQVKTLEILLANYEIQHAVGEIEEETYSREISLLNTGLDTAKNELVTIQQAVSTLNTPAVVAPEAPVTPEPTAPTIEIPAPVAPQIEAAPVIEAPAEVAPAIECVPVEAAPVDEPQAEVAVEVAPTPVVEETAPVEVAPAAPVVTETLVEVPIVEASAPVVLQPAVVEEAPADAAPAVEDAPVEETPAVEATPVVEVPAEVAPVEAEPAIEAAAPVEVATEVSPVEEAAPAVEAEVAPAEVVADETVTYVTDTPVEAEVAPVEEAAPVEAAVVEEAVVAVEEAPVVEEAPIIEAAEPVVEDTPAELVVEESAVEEAPVEPEVIEESASEVIAAEPEIVEVSPEEPAVTIEEAAPESEVAAEVAPENTEKLIDFTPENVPVVETLIENFTAEEAPTQAHPTIAPGEAQPEAVETTTETIETVEVVEEQAADTEVDATAATEDTEKTE; encoded by the coding sequence TTGATTTCATGGAAATACTCATTTAAGAGATTAAAAGAAGAACACGAAATAGCGAACAAGAAAAAGAGTGCGCTAGACAACTTATATACGACCGGAAAAATTTCTCAAGCTACCCGAGACTCATTTAATAAAGATATAATTGCCGCAATTGAAGAAATCGAAAAGCAGCAAAAAGAACTTCTAGATAAAATGACTGCAAAAACCCAAGAACTCCAAGACCAAGTAAAAACCCTTGAAATTCTCCTAGCAAACTATGAGATTCAACATGCAGTAGGCGAAATAGAAGAAGAAACCTACAGCCGAGAAATCAGCCTTCTAAACACTGGTCTTGATACAGCCAAGAATGAATTGGTGACTATCCAGCAAGCAGTATCAACCCTAAACACGCCAGCAGTAGTGGCTCCTGAAGCTCCCGTAACCCCTGAGCCAACTGCTCCAACAATTGAAATTCCCGCTCCTGTTGCTCCGCAAATTGAGGCTGCTCCTGTAATTGAAGCGCCCGCAGAAGTTGCGCCAGCAATTGAGTGTGTACCAGTTGAGGCCGCTCCAGTTGATGAACCACAAGCAGAGGTTGCTGTTGAAGTTGCACCCACACCAGTTGTTGAAGAAACTGCCCCCGTAGAAGTAGCGCCTGCTGCACCAGTTGTGACTGAAACACTTGTTGAGGTTCCAATTGTTGAAGCATCTGCTCCAGTGGTTCTACAACCTGCAGTAGTTGAGGAAGCTCCTGCCGACGCAGCTCCCGCTGTGGAAGATGCCCCTGTAGAAGAAACCCCTGCTGTTGAGGCTACCCCCGTAGTCGAAGTGCCTGCTGAAGTTGCACCTGTTGAGGCAGAACCAGCAATTGAGGCTGCCGCTCCCGTTGAAGTTGCAACCGAAGTATCTCCAGTCGAAGAGGCAGCACCAGCAGTTGAAGCTGAAGTTGCTCCCGCAGAAGTTGTTGCAGACGAAACAGTAACCTATGTAACCGACACACCTGTCGAAGCAGAGGTGGCTCCAGTTGAAGAAGCTGCCCCTGTTGAAGCAGCAGTAGTTGAGGAAGCAGTTGTAGCGGTTGAAGAAGCTCCAGTGGTAGAGGAAGCTCCAATAATTGAAGCAGCAGAACCAGTAGTTGAAGATACACCTGCTGAATTAGTTGTTGAAGAATCTGCAGTGGAAGAAGCTCCAGTAGAGCCAGAAGTTATTGAGGAATCAGCATCTGAAGTTATCGCCGCTGAGCCAGAAATTGTTGAAGTATCCCCAGAAGAACCGGCAGTAACAATTGAGGAAGCCGCTCCAGAGTCAGAAGTAGCCGCTGAAGTTGCTCCTGAAAATACTGAGAAACTCATTGATTTCACTCCAGAAAATGTGCCTGTTGTGGAAACCTTGATTGAAAATTTTACAGCAGAGGAAGCGCCAACTCAAGCCCACCCTACCATAGCGCCCGGGGAGGCGCAACCAGAAGCGGTGGAAACAACAACCGAAACGATCGAGACAGTCGAGGTCGTCGAGGAACAAGCCGCAGATACAGAAGTAGACGCTACCGCCGCTACAGAAGATACTGAGAAAACTGAGTAA
- a CDS encoding PadR family transcriptional regulator, with protein sequence MLMSSSISSIERSEPRIVKRIHEKIIKNFMDTIILSELRTGPISGYDAITFIHNKYGFLVSSGTIYSMMYSLERNGLIKGIDQERKRVYKLTEKGAKTLEIILHSQDKIKFLINNILKA encoded by the coding sequence ATGTTAATGTCATCAAGCATAAGCAGTATCGAACGCTCCGAACCAAGAATAGTCAAACGCATACACGAAAAAATAATCAAAAACTTCATGGACACCATAATACTATCCGAACTCCGAACCGGACCAATAAGCGGATACGACGCCATAACCTTCATCCACAACAAATACGGCTTTCTCGTCAGTTCAGGAACAATATACTCAATGATGTACTCGCTGGAAAGAAACGGGTTAATCAAAGGCATAGACCAAGAAAGAAAAAGAGTCTATAAACTCACCGAAAAAGGCGCCAAAACTCTCGAAATCATATTGCACTCCCAAGACAAAATCAAATTCCTAATAAACAACATCCTCAAAGCCTAA
- a CDS encoding DUF4256 domain-containing protein: MRRPSEKGLSPKQPEELLNVLKTRFEKNMNRHKGSEWAKIQTKLQANPEKLWSLNEMERTGGEPDVVGDDEKLSEYVFYDCSAESPLGRRKVCYDHEGQLIAEKRGARPEGNAVDMATAMGIELLTKEQYSELQKLGSFDTKTSSWLKTPSDIRKLGGAIFADRRYDNVFVYHNSAPSWYSSRAFRGSLWV; the protein is encoded by the coding sequence ATGCGCAGGCCATCAGAAAAAGGGCTATCGCCAAAGCAACCTGAAGAATTGTTAAATGTGTTGAAAACCCGTTTTGAGAAAAACATGAACCGCCATAAAGGTTCTGAATGGGCTAAAATACAAACAAAGCTACAAGCTAATCCTGAAAAACTTTGGTCACTCAACGAAATGGAAAGGACTGGTGGTGAACCGGATGTTGTTGGTGACGATGAAAAGCTTAGTGAATATGTTTTTTATGATTGTTCGGCGGAAAGTCCTTTGGGTCGCAGAAAGGTTTGTTACGACCATGAAGGGCAACTGATTGCAGAAAAACGAGGGGCGCGTCCAGAAGGCAACGCTGTTGATATGGCAACTGCAATGGGTATTGAGCTTTTAACGAAAGAACAATACAGCGAGTTGCAGAAACTTGGGAGTTTTGATACAAAGACATCGAGCTGGCTGAAAACGCCCTCTGATATTAGAAAACTAGGCGGGGCCATCTTTGCTGACCGCCGCTACGACAATGTCTTTGTGTATCATAACAGTGCGCCCTCTTGGTATAGCAGTAGGGCGTTTCGTGGCTCACTATGGGTCTAA
- a CDS encoding DUF447 family protein — MTVQMEDLGFSKGIIEEVVLSTCSVDGQPNAAPMGVTLQDEQHFSVDLFSPSQTFRNIKTNRYAVINLISNIEAFYRSAFKETNPEGKLPTEWFEKSHCVNAPKLCFADATVEVSVEHMEPNAAENTGKTRVMFKVEFVDAPMKYPQAFNRAMSLTMEAIINATRVKAFLDDPEQQYQVAKLLEAINNYRQIVNRVAPNSAYSAVMDDLTSRIDMWKKLQ, encoded by the coding sequence TTGACTGTACAGATGGAGGATTTGGGCTTCTCAAAAGGCATAATTGAAGAAGTTGTACTATCAACCTGCAGCGTTGATGGGCAACCAAACGCCGCGCCTATGGGTGTCACGCTCCAAGACGAGCAACACTTCAGTGTTGACTTATTTAGTCCATCTCAAACATTTCGCAACATCAAAACCAACCGCTACGCCGTCATAAACCTAATCAGCAACATAGAAGCGTTCTATCGTTCAGCTTTTAAAGAAACAAATCCTGAGGGGAAGCTGCCGACAGAATGGTTTGAGAAGAGCCACTGCGTTAATGCACCCAAGCTTTGTTTTGCTGATGCAACAGTTGAGGTCTCAGTTGAGCACATGGAACCTAATGCCGCAGAAAACACAGGGAAGACAAGGGTGATGTTTAAGGTTGAGTTTGTAGATGCGCCAATGAAGTATCCTCAAGCGTTTAACCGTGCCATGTCTCTGACAATGGAGGCAATAATCAACGCGACCAGAGTCAAAGCCTTTCTTGATGACCCCGAACAGCAATATCAGGTTGCGAAACTTTTGGAAGCTATTAATAACTACCGTCAGATAGTTAATCGGGTGGCACCTAACTCGGCTTACTCAGCAGTTATGGATGACTTGACCAGCCGAATTGACATGTGGAAAAAACTCCAGTAA